The Scomber japonicus isolate fScoJap1 chromosome 8, fScoJap1.pri, whole genome shotgun sequence genome has a segment encoding these proteins:
- the eda gene encoding ectodysplasin-A isoform X1, translated as MACDGSSAEDFPDKVMPRAAPCTCNKKCSRSRSSIVFLGLFLLSLSLHAVTLVCYLDLRSEVKREIIHQKRDSMLTLAGSDLADPAAVLSPGHHQRLDSGSSSSSSSRGGEGREERLLHRNSNFLATEDSRGITQRSKRSPGKQPETESTGKEKRKEKRKGKKRPIPGPPGPPGPAGPQGPPGIPGIPGIPGSNAVGPAGPPGPPGPQGPPGAQGPAGVPDKTKTKEFQPAVVHLQGQETTIQVREDLSEGILRNWKMVSIHHRVFKMHSRSGELEVLLDGVYFIYSQVEVYYLNFTDIASYEVMVDSNPFLRCTCSIETGQRKFNTCYTAGVSLLRAGQRISIRIVYEDTLISMTNHTTFLGSVRLGEAPSAGQN; from the exons ATGGCATGCGATGGTTCATCTGCTGAGGATTTCCCGGACAAAGTGATGCCCAGGGCAGCTCCCTGCACGTGCAACAAGAAgtgcagcaggagcaggagcagtaTTGTCTTCCTGGGATTATTCCTGCTGTCGCTGTCTTTGCACGCTGTCACCCTCGTCTGCTATTTGGATCTGCGGTCCGAGGTCAAAAGGGAAATTATCCACCAGAAGCGGGACTCCATGTTGACACTTGCGGGGAGTGACCTGGCTGACCCGGCGGCGGTACTCTCACCCGGCCACCATCAGCGTTTGGActccggcagcagcagcagcagcagcagccgcggCGGAGAGGGTCGTGAG GAGAGGTTACTGCATAGAAATAGCAACTTCCTTGCCACAGAGGACAGCAGGGGCATAACTCAGCGATCGAAAAGGAGTCCCGGCAAGCAGCCAGAAACAG AATCGActggaaaggaaaagaggaaagagaagagaaaag gAAAGAAAAGGCCAATACCGGGGCCCCCTGGTCCCCCTGGTCCCGCAGGTCCACAGGGGCCACCGGGCATCCCTGGAATCCCTGGTATTCCAGGAAGCAATGCTGTGGGGCCTGCAGGACCCCCTGGACCTCCCGGGCCACAGGGACCTCCAGGCGCTCAGGGTCCAGCAG GAGTTCCCgacaagacaaaaacaaaggaATTCCAG cccGCAGTGGTCCATTTGCAAGGGCAAGAAACAACCATCCAAGTGAGAGAAG ATCTGTCTGAAGGCATCCTTAGGAACTGGAAGATGGTGTCCATCCATCACCGTGTGTTTAAAATGCACTCTCGCTCTGGAGAGCTAGAGGTGCTGCTGGATGGTGTCTACTTCATATATAGTCAGGTAGAA GTGTACTACCTCAACTTCACCGACATTGCCAGCTATGAGGTGATGGTGGACTCCAACCCGTTCCTCCGCTGCACCTGCAGCATCGAGACGGGCCAGCGCAAGTTCAACACCTGCTACACGGCTGGGGTGAGCCTGCTGCGAGCCGGCCAGAGGATCTCCATACGCATAGTCTATGAGGACACACTCATCAGTATGACCAACCACACCACTTTCCTTGGAAGTGTCAGACTTGGAGAGGCTCCATCTGCTGGACAGAACTGA
- the eda gene encoding ectodysplasin-A isoform X2 codes for MACDGSSAEDFPDKVMPRAAPCTCNKKCSRSRSSIVFLGLFLLSLSLHAVTLVCYLDLRSEVKREIIHQKRDSMLTLAGSDLADPAAVLSPGHHQRLDSGSSSSSSSRGGEGREERLLHRNSNFLATEDSRGITQRSKRSPGKQPETESTGKEKRKEKRKGKKRPIPGPPGPPGPAGPQGPPGIPGIPGIPGSNAVGPAGPPGPPGPQGPPGAQGPAGVPDKTKTKEFQPAVVHLQGQETTIQVREDLSEGILRNWKMVSIHHRVFKMHSRSGELEVLLDGVYFIYSQVYYLNFTDIASYEVMVDSNPFLRCTCSIETGQRKFNTCYTAGVSLLRAGQRISIRIVYEDTLISMTNHTTFLGSVRLGEAPSAGQN; via the exons ATGGCATGCGATGGTTCATCTGCTGAGGATTTCCCGGACAAAGTGATGCCCAGGGCAGCTCCCTGCACGTGCAACAAGAAgtgcagcaggagcaggagcagtaTTGTCTTCCTGGGATTATTCCTGCTGTCGCTGTCTTTGCACGCTGTCACCCTCGTCTGCTATTTGGATCTGCGGTCCGAGGTCAAAAGGGAAATTATCCACCAGAAGCGGGACTCCATGTTGACACTTGCGGGGAGTGACCTGGCTGACCCGGCGGCGGTACTCTCACCCGGCCACCATCAGCGTTTGGActccggcagcagcagcagcagcagcagccgcggCGGAGAGGGTCGTGAG GAGAGGTTACTGCATAGAAATAGCAACTTCCTTGCCACAGAGGACAGCAGGGGCATAACTCAGCGATCGAAAAGGAGTCCCGGCAAGCAGCCAGAAACAG AATCGActggaaaggaaaagaggaaagagaagagaaaag gAAAGAAAAGGCCAATACCGGGGCCCCCTGGTCCCCCTGGTCCCGCAGGTCCACAGGGGCCACCGGGCATCCCTGGAATCCCTGGTATTCCAGGAAGCAATGCTGTGGGGCCTGCAGGACCCCCTGGACCTCCCGGGCCACAGGGACCTCCAGGCGCTCAGGGTCCAGCAG GAGTTCCCgacaagacaaaaacaaaggaATTCCAG cccGCAGTGGTCCATTTGCAAGGGCAAGAAACAACCATCCAAGTGAGAGAAG ATCTGTCTGAAGGCATCCTTAGGAACTGGAAGATGGTGTCCATCCATCACCGTGTGTTTAAAATGCACTCTCGCTCTGGAGAGCTAGAGGTGCTGCTGGATGGTGTCTACTTCATATATAGTCAG GTGTACTACCTCAACTTCACCGACATTGCCAGCTATGAGGTGATGGTGGACTCCAACCCGTTCCTCCGCTGCACCTGCAGCATCGAGACGGGCCAGCGCAAGTTCAACACCTGCTACACGGCTGGGGTGAGCCTGCTGCGAGCCGGCCAGAGGATCTCCATACGCATAGTCTATGAGGACACACTCATCAGTATGACCAACCACACCACTTTCCTTGGAAGTGTCAGACTTGGAGAGGCTCCATCTGCTGGACAGAACTGA
- the LOC128363319 gene encoding tumor necrosis factor ligand superfamily member 13B-like, with protein MLYNALLSLTAFMFCLSLFLVHRASVLENDFRKVQGDIILQLNQPRSEGVNGKLAKMSKTREDIKPSTIQISQSSLKISSRRVKREQGSCRAPTSFLQLTANTNKQPSIRGNIIEIPWTVSAQQGNAISANENRIVVQEDGYYLVFGQVLFESPSTVMGHVIRSWGSTTSGTGSTELLRCLQEISDANAANTCYTSGIVQLRQNDELELVIPYRPQALISMDAESTFFGVIQLN; from the exons ATGCTTTACAATGCTTTATTATCACTAACGGCATTTATGTTTTGTCTTAGTCTTTTCCTGGTGCACAGAGCCAGTGTTTTAGAAAATGATTTTCGCAAAGTCCAAGGGGATATAATTCTACAATTAAATCAGCCACGTTCTGAGGGAGTCAATGGGAAACTGGCCAAGATGTCTAAAACAAGGGAG gACATAAAACCAAGTACTATCCAAATATCTCAGAGTTCTCTGAAGATATCTTCTAGGAGAGTAAAACGGGAACAGGGCAGCTGCAGAG CTCCAACATCGTTTCTGCAGTTAACAGCTAATACTAACAAACAGCCGAGCATAAGAG GAAATATAATAGAGATCCCTTGGACTGTTTCTGCGCAGCAAGGAAATGCAATTTCAGCTAATGAAAACAGAATTGTTGTCCAAGAAGATGGTTATTACTTGGTGTTTGGACAA GTTTTGTTCGAGAGCCCAAGCACAGTTATGGGACATGTAATTCGAAGTTGGGGTTCCACGACATCAGGGACAGGTTCAACAGAGCTTTTGCGCTGTCTGCAAGAGATATCCGATGCAAATGCTGCCAATACATGCTACACCTCAG GCATAGTGCAGCTGCGTCAGAATGATGAGCTAGAACTGGTGATACCGTACCGGCCCCAAGCCCTGATCTCCATGGACGCAGAGTCAACATTTTTTGGTGTCATACAGCTGAACTGA
- the LOC128363318 gene encoding transforming growth factor beta activator LRRC32-like, with the protein MVQFNIGNTGKMVRHMFSNLLLLWSLSHEVYATGLTNGDPKEQSWNNHNLSSVPLDLDVRLRKLDLSNNFIRQLHTLGLPYLEQLDLSCNQLDFISEGAFENLARLEELNLSRNTLNNNLGSNSKALQSISRLKSLDMSMNSLSDTAVELYLRNKWSLDQLKMTGNALTRLTYNLFKESKSLRVINIDDNLITVIDEGTFEPLTKLETLNLAQNNLAHICDFKLHQVKYLNLSRNSVQFFLTHQEDHQSYRLEILDLSYNKLLYFPIVPKINRLKYLHLQNNMVGALNSEATMVSEANSLYNEIVSHGDTNVKKNDLHANWRLMPLVHIDLSYNHFRSFPLETLSLLSSLETLNFSHNCVQNIIWNVRNDSESGHNRQLFFSSLKYLDLQSNGIVSISPLFLKTLTHLETLNLQDNSVQPCSPMDHLPSSQSTAQINYNTSCVIFGQLRTLKHLNLKENNIKMLHANSFQKTSLISLNLARNVHMVMHVDALEDVQGSLQSLTLSELNMTSSDLSLPCMPVLTKLNVSNNDLNIMPSSLSCSPLREIDIRNNAFVSLNHSLILALSVHLNMMHISGNYFNCCDSKWLMLLNESNINLPDVGQAECFTSGSNILITEYLNSSAEIHCFHTKTQEIHFGQIITFILFITVILIVFIIFTRRMCCNRRSLIV; encoded by the exons ATGGTACAGTTTAACATAGGCAACACAGGGAAAATGGTCAGACACATGTTCTCTAATCTTCTACTGCTCTGGTCACTTAGCCATGAGGTTTATGCCACTGGACTAACAAATGGTGACCCAAAG GAGCAGTCCTGGAACAACCACAACCTCTCTTCTGTCCCTCTGGATTTGGATGTAAGGCTTAGAAAACTAGACCTGTCCAATAACTTCATCAGACAGTTGCACACACTTGGTCTGCCATACTTGGAGcagctggacctgagctgcaACCAGCTGGATTTCATCTCCGAAGGGGCTTTTGAAAACCTGGCTCGACTTGAAGAGTTGAATTTGTCCAGAAATACGCTGAACAACAACCTTGGCAGTAACAGCAAAGCCCTCCAATCCATCAGTAGACTGAAGAGTTTGGATATGTCAATGAACAGTCTGAGTGATACTGCGGTGGAGCTATACCTCCGAAACAAATGGTCTCTTGATCAACTGAAGATGACTGGTAATGCTTTAACGAGACTTACATACAACTTGTTCAAAGAGAGTAAAAGTTTGAGGGTCATTAATATTGACGACAATCTGATAACAGTTATTGACGAGGGCACATTCGAACCATTGACCAAATTAGAGACGCTAAACTTGGCCCAAAATAATCTCGCCCATATCTGTGATTTTAAATTACATCAAGTTAAATATCTGAATCTCAGTAGAAATTCAGTACAGTTCTTTCTTACACATCAGGAGGATCACCAATCGTACAGACTTGAAATTCTTGATCTAAGTTATAACAAATTACTTTATTTCCCAATTGTTCCAAAGATTAACCGTTTGAAGTATCTTCATTTACAAAATAACATGGTTGGTGCCCTGAATTCAGAGGCAACAATGGTGTCAGAAGCCAATTCTCTTTATAATGAGATTGTAAGTCATGGTGACACTAACGTTAAGAAAAATGACCTTCACGCAAACTGGAGGCTGATGCCTCTGGTTCATATTGACTTGAGCTATAACCACTTCAGATCTTTCCCACTGGAGACATTGAGCCTTCTCTCATCTTTGGAAACGCTGAATTTCAGCCATAACTGTGTTCAGAACATCATCTGGAATGTTAGAAATGATAGTGAATCAGGACACAATCgtcagcttttcttttcttctttaaagtACCTTGACCTGCAAAGCAATGGAATTGTATCTatttcccctctcttcctcaagacactgacacatttagagacattaAATCTTCAAGACAATTCTGTGCAGCCTTGTTCTCCCATGGACCATTTGCCAAGCTCTCagtcaacagcacaaataaattACAACACATCCTGTGTCATCTTTGGGCAATTAAGGACTCTTAAACACCTAAAtcttaaagaaaacaacataaagaTGCTTCACGCAAACTCATTTCAGAAAACCTCTTTGATTTCCCTCAATCTTGCAAGAAATGTACATATGGTAATGCATGTGGATGCACTAGAGGATGTGCAGGGAAGTCTTCAGTCTTTGACTCTCAGTGAACTCAACATGACCAGCTCTGATCTGTCTTTACCTTGTATGCCAGTGTTAACCAAGCTGAATGTATCAAACAATGACCTAAACATCATGCCCAGCAGTTTGAGTTGCTCTCCCTTGAGAGAAATCGATATAAGAAATAATGCCTTTGTGTCTTTAAACCACTCTTTGATTCTTGCTTTATCTGTACACCTAAATATGATGCACATTAGTGGGAATTATTTTAATTGCTGTGACAGTAAATGGCTGATGCTCCTAAATGAATCAAATATCAACCTGCCTGATGTCGGCCAAGCTGAATGCTTCACAAGTGGTAGTAACATTTTGATCACAGAGTATTTGAACAGTTCTGCAGAAATACATTGCTTTCATACAAAAACGCAGGAAATTCACTTTGggcaaataattacatttattttatttataactgtAATATTGATAGTGTTCATCATATTCACCAGAAGAATGTGTTGCAATCGAAGATCATTAATAGTGTGA
- the LOC128362889 gene encoding gap junction beta-1 protein-like, with protein MNWGSFYAVISGVNRHSTGIGRVWLSVIFIFRILVLVVAAESVWGDEKSGFTCNTQQPGCNSVCYDQFFPISHIRLWALQLILVSTPALLVAMHVAHRRHIEKKILKRAGRSSPKDLEHIKNQKFQITGALWWTYMISIIFRIIFEVAFLYIFYLIYPDFKMVRLVKCDSYPCPNTVDCFVSRPTEKTIFTVFMLAVSGVCVLLNLAEVVYLISRACRRYFHGSEEESKGAWISQRLSSYRQNEINQLIADHSLKSKFTVTKKVPTEKGERCSAF; from the coding sequence ATGAACTGGGGGAGCTTTTATGCCGTGATCAGCGGTGTAAACAGGCACTCTACTGGGATCGGACGTGTTTGGCTCTCCGTCATCTTCATTTTCCGTATCCTGGTCCTGGTGGTTGCTGCTGAGAGTGTTTGGGGAGATGAGAAGTCCGGCTTCACCTGCAACACCCAGCAGCCCGGCTGCAATAGTGTCTGCTACGACCAGTTCTTCCCCATCTCACACATCCGCCTGTGGGCACTCCAGCTTATCCTGGTCTCCACCCCCGCCCTGCTGGTGGCCATGCATGTGGCCCACCGGCGCCACATTGAAAAGAAGATCCTAAAGCGGGCAGGCCGCAGCAGCCCCAAGGATCTAGAACACATCAAGAACCAGAAGTTTCAGATCACCGGAGCTCTGTGGTGGACATACATGATCAGTATCATCTTTAGAATCATCTTCGAGGTGGCTTTTCTCTACATCTTCTACTTGATCTATCCTGACTTTAAGATGGTGCGTTTGGTGAAGTGTGACTCGTACCCCTGCCCCAACACAGTGGACTGTTTTGTCTCCAGACCCACAGAGAAGACCATATTCACTGTGTTCATGCTGGCAGTGTCTGgggtgtgtgtgctgctcaacCTGGCTGAGGTGGTGTACCTCATTAGCAGGGCCTGCAGACGGTATTTCCATGGCTCTGAGGAAGAGTCCAAAGGAGCTTGGATAAGTCAAAGATTGTCATCTTACAGgcaaaatgaaatcaatcagCTGATAGCAGATCATTCTCTTAAGTCTAAGTTCACTGTGACCAAAAAGGTCCCGACTGAGAAGGGTGAGAGGTGTTCTGCTTTCTGA
- the LOC128362595 gene encoding gap junction alpha-3 protein-like, with protein MGDWNLLGKLLEKAQEHSTVVGKVWLTVLFIFRILVLSAATEKVWGDEQSGFTCDTKQPGCENVCYDITFPISHVRFWVLQIIFVSTPSLIYLGHILHLVRMEDKHKEQEKEREHPHHSDKQALIADTKHKKPLVRDTKGRVRLQGELLRTYVFNVVFKTLFEVGFIVAQYLLYGFELKPMYTCDRPPCPNVVNCYISRPTEKTIFIIFMLGVASVSLFLNLIEIYHLGFTKCRQGITFRRDEQLSVCSSKEPSETPVPFAPSYDEYFHGHHQVQPAYPPVPSYNLSPLSEGTDSSFQPYHSKAAYKQNKDNLAVERSSSKPEECDLKGKKGAGSAPGSPTQARPSRSAKHSNNKTRIDDLKI; from the coding sequence ATGGGTGACTGGAACCTGCTGGGAAAGCTCCTGGAAAAAGCCCAGGAGCACTCTACTGTGGTGGGAAAGGTGTGGCTCACTGTGCTGTTCATCTTCCGCATCCTGGTCCTGAGTGCTGCGACTGAGAAGGTGTGGGGTGACGAACAGTCGGGCTTCACCTGCGACACAAAGCAGCCTGGTTGTGAGAATGTGTGCTATGATATCACTTTCCCCATCTCCCACGTTCGCTTCTGGGTGCTGCAGATCATCTTTGTGTCCACGCCATCGTTGATCTACCTGGGACACATCCTCCATCTGGTGCGGATGGAGGACAAGCATAAAGAgcaagagaaggaaagggaacATCCACACCATTCCGACAAGCAAGCCCTCATTGCGGATACTAAGCACAAAAAGCCTCTAGTGAGGGACACTAAAGGCCGTGTGCGCCTGCAGGGGGAGCTCTTGCGCACTTATGTCTTTAATGTGGTTTTTAAGACCCTGTTTGAGGTGGGCTTCATTGTGGCCCAATACCTGTTGTATGGCTTTGAGCTGAAGCCCATGTACACATGTGACAGACCCCCTTGCCCCAATGTGGTAAACTGTTACATATCCCGTCCCACAGAGAAAACcattttcatcatcttcatgCTGGGAGTGGCCAGCGTGTCCCTGTTCCTCAATCTCATAGAGATCTATCACCTGGGCTTTACCAAGTGCCGTCAGGGCATCACCTTCAGGAGAGATGAACAGCTGTCTGTATGTTCCTCCAAGGAGCCCAGCGAGACTCCAGTGCCGTTTGCGCCAAGTTACGACGAATACTTCCATGGTCATCACCAAGTCCAGCCAGCCTACCCGCCTGTACCCAGCTACAACCTCTCGCCTCTGTCTGAGGGCACAGACTCTTCCTTTCAACCCTACCACAGCAAGGCGGCATACAAACAGAATAAGGATAACTTGGCTGTGGAAAGGAGCAGCAGCAAGCCAGAGGAATGTGacctgaaaggaaagaagggagcagGATCAGCCCCTGGGTCACCTACGCAGGCCAGGCCCAGCCGCAGTGccaaacacagcaacaacaagacTAGAATAGATGATCTGAAGATATGA
- the vma21 gene encoding vacuolar ATPase assembly integral membrane protein vma21 yields the protein MDGSVRGSSDAAGPPPYFRGNESSMVSALKTLLFFTILMVTLPIGLYFASKAYIFEGSMKMSSSDSYFYAAIVAVLAVHVVLALFVYVAWNEGTPKGKGKHD from the exons ATGGACGGATCTGTCAGAGGCTCTTCAGACGCCGCCGGCCCGCCGCCTTATTTCAGAGG GAATGAAAGCTCCATGGTTTCAGCCCTCAAGACACTGCTGTTCTTTACTATCCTGATGGTCACGCTGCCCATCGGACTGTACTTTGCATCAAAGGCGTACATCTTTGAGG GTTCGATGAAGATGTCAAGCTCCGACAGCTACTTCTACGCCGCCATTGTCGCCGTGCTCGCCGTGCATGTGGTTTTGGCGTTGTTTGTGTACGTGGCGTGGAATGAAGGCACGCCTAAAGGGAAGGGCAAACACGATTAA